One Gimesia aquarii DNA segment encodes these proteins:
- a CDS encoding Hsp70 family protein, with protein sequence MKFVEGLTVGVDLGTTYSAIAQLDSEGQPISLKNTDGRSITPSVVLLGEEGRVVVGPSFERTAIEDDPSRIIEAVKRHMGDDNFYVVYQEKKLTAEFLSALILKKMKQDAEKEIGPIANAVITVPYYFNDVRRKATQDAGRIAGLNVIDIINEPTAATLAYAWKRDELGNPDAMPSGERTILVYDLGGGTFDVTIVRYSPTQFRVLATDGDVMLGGLDWSQRIVDHVAEQFKKKFDSDPREDPVTMRTCVQECEDAKRELSQKAQTPVSIYHKGNTLTVALTRGDFERMTADLLQRTRDTTELVMQQAGVEKGQLDDVVLVGGSTLMPVVEEMLKNVCGREPSRSMNPEEAVAQGAAIHAAILEARATGGESRMAQTVIKRLRNVSTADVNSHSLGVKITDPNDRTRKINHIMIKRNTEIPTSVSQKFVTTSENQQRIHVVILEGDASDPDACSTIGDFRILNLPANLPKGSPVEVTYRYDANGRIHASARELTGNNEAATEIVRDSGLDKEGVDRFEILAKDYMVE encoded by the coding sequence ATGAAGTTTGTTGAAGGTCTTACTGTTGGCGTTGATTTGGGAACGACGTATTCAGCCATTGCCCAACTTGACAGTGAAGGGCAGCCCATCTCCTTAAAAAACACCGATGGACGATCGATTACGCCTTCTGTGGTTTTGCTGGGCGAGGAAGGCCGTGTTGTGGTTGGTCCTTCATTTGAACGAACCGCTATTGAAGATGACCCATCCCGCATTATCGAAGCTGTTAAAAGGCATATGGGAGATGATAACTTTTATGTCGTCTACCAGGAAAAGAAGCTGACAGCTGAGTTTCTTTCTGCCTTGATTCTGAAGAAGATGAAGCAGGATGCAGAGAAAGAAATCGGCCCGATCGCTAATGCTGTCATCACAGTTCCCTATTACTTTAACGATGTTCGACGTAAAGCAACTCAGGACGCTGGACGAATTGCTGGCTTGAACGTGATTGATATTATCAATGAGCCTACTGCGGCAACACTGGCTTATGCGTGGAAACGAGATGAATTAGGAAATCCCGATGCGATGCCATCGGGTGAGCGAACTATTCTGGTGTATGACTTGGGTGGTGGTACGTTTGATGTGACAATTGTGCGTTACTCACCAACTCAATTCCGTGTTCTGGCAACTGATGGTGATGTGATGCTCGGGGGGCTCGATTGGAGCCAGCGCATTGTTGATCATGTCGCTGAGCAGTTCAAAAAGAAATTTGACAGTGACCCTCGAGAAGATCCGGTTACGATGCGGACCTGTGTCCAGGAATGTGAAGACGCAAAACGTGAATTAAGCCAAAAAGCGCAAACTCCTGTATCGATTTATCACAAAGGCAACACTTTAACGGTTGCATTAACGCGTGGTGACTTTGAACGGATGACAGCAGATTTGCTACAGAGAACCCGTGACACTACGGAGCTGGTGATGCAACAGGCGGGAGTTGAAAAAGGACAACTGGACGATGTTGTGCTTGTGGGTGGTTCTACACTGATGCCTGTTGTGGAAGAAATGTTGAAAAATGTGTGTGGTAGAGAGCCTTCACGCAGTATGAACCCGGAAGAAGCCGTTGCTCAGGGTGCAGCGATACACGCTGCAATTCTTGAAGCGCGGGCAACCGGTGGTGAGAGCCGCATGGCACAAACGGTTATTAAACGATTGCGCAATGTCAGCACGGCTGATGTTAACTCACATTCACTGGGCGTAAAAATTACAGATCCCAACGATCGGACTCGTAAAATCAATCATATAATGATTAAACGCAATACCGAGATTCCCACAAGTGTCAGCCAGAAATTCGTAACGACATCAGAAAATCAGCAACGGATTCATGTCGTCATTCTCGAAGGAGATGCCAGTGATCCTGATGCCTGTTCTACTATTGGCGATTTCCGTATCTTAAATCTGCCCGCTAATCTTCCCAAGGGATCTCCTGTGGAAGTGACGTATCGATATGATGCCAATGGACGAATTCATGCCTCAGCTAGGGAACTGACGGGGAATAACGAAGCTGCCACCGAAATTGTTCGAGATTCCGGACTGGATAAAGAAGGCGTTGACCGATTCGAAATTCTGGCCAAAGACTACATGGTCGAATAA
- a CDS encoding general secretion pathway protein GspE yields the protein MAIDVYKDWLGIPEGDRPPHHYDLLRLVKFEDDEEKIRAHYKKLNSHVRKYASGKYSNESQELLNELAKAMLCLTDPERKREYDESLGREFDEEESTGPLLVEKILVEQGHIDKAQANELVEFAEKRGLSVRDAAVQMRFVNAEVATQALARSQGVPYIDLEETIPDETILDQLPQQVAKRNTILPLFIDDDVLLVACADQPTHDLEDELRLRYQVPSRWVLATPRSISQGIAEYYAAAAQVDDRNQETKADSVDEPVKKSSSKPKPEKKTKPSKPSRGKPELSPEELKEKKQLAFIFCGWAFCGAILIDQFVLKNNVFPQTWPWNFMLATISVPFIAFYLWSGMWKK from the coding sequence GTGGCAATTGATGTTTATAAGGATTGGCTGGGCATACCAGAAGGGGACCGACCTCCACATCATTATGATTTACTGCGATTAGTCAAATTTGAAGATGATGAAGAAAAAATTCGTGCACACTATAAAAAGTTAAATTCGCACGTACGAAAATATGCTTCAGGAAAATATTCAAACGAATCTCAAGAATTGCTGAATGAGCTAGCCAAGGCCATGCTCTGTCTGACAGACCCGGAACGCAAAAGAGAGTATGACGAAAGTCTGGGACGTGAATTTGATGAGGAGGAATCAACGGGCCCTCTACTGGTTGAAAAGATCCTCGTAGAACAAGGCCACATCGATAAAGCGCAAGCGAATGAGTTAGTCGAATTTGCAGAGAAACGTGGTTTGTCAGTTCGTGATGCGGCTGTCCAAATGCGCTTTGTCAATGCAGAAGTGGCAACACAGGCACTCGCACGTTCACAAGGCGTACCTTATATTGATTTAGAAGAAACCATTCCTGACGAAACAATTCTGGATCAGTTACCACAACAGGTCGCAAAACGAAATACCATTCTGCCATTATTCATTGACGACGATGTCTTACTGGTAGCCTGTGCTGATCAGCCTACGCATGACTTAGAAGACGAACTGCGTTTACGGTACCAGGTTCCATCTCGCTGGGTTTTGGCGACTCCTCGATCAATCAGCCAGGGAATTGCTGAATATTATGCAGCGGCAGCGCAAGTAGATGACAGAAATCAGGAAACCAAAGCGGACTCTGTCGATGAACCAGTGAAGAAATCTTCTTCAAAACCAAAGCCAGAGAAAAAAACGAAACCGTCTAAGCCCTCTCGAGGCAAGCCTGAATTATCTCCGGAAGAACTAAAAGAGAAGAAACAGCTAGCGTTCATTTTTTGTGGCTGGGCCTTTTGTGGTGCGATCTTAATCGACCAATTTGTTTTGAAAAATAATGTTTTCCCGCAAACATGGCCTTGGAATTTTATGTTAGCGACAATCAGTGTGCCCTTCATCGCCTTTTATTTATGGTCCGGCATGTGGAAAAAGTAA
- a CDS encoding hemolysin family protein: MMIAFIDTVAIWFPGSLALFALICASGFFSGSETAIFYLSRDELRQFSRGKPSEQIVATLASDADRLLTAVLFWNLLINLSYFAVAGVIAKRLADAGMTAAAGFFSVGSLLAIILFGEVLPKSLSIVFRKRIAVSVSWPLAISVRLLDPVIPLLQNISKLVRRTFWPKIEKEPYLHSDDLERAVDASGASEEVIRHERQILHNILDLSEMLVEEAMRPRGTYFTFNAPLKLDDLRKITPNTDYIILRKSENDSDEIDRIISLSDLSSFTEKTLNQNSQKIIHVPWCANLSDVFSRFQTENCRFASVVDEYGETIGIVTFEDIIDTIVSPEPSRAKRILQREPVREVQPGVFHIEGITTLRYLCRKLQQDYEIADDGLLTVAGMFHEKLERIPEVGDLCDWQGFQLEVIEVRKLGHLIAELKEAEPVNENIVEE; encoded by the coding sequence ATGATGATCGCATTTATTGATACCGTCGCAATCTGGTTTCCAGGATCATTAGCGTTATTCGCTTTGATATGTGCTTCCGGTTTTTTTTCTGGGAGTGAGACGGCGATCTTTTATCTTTCGCGAGATGAACTCAGACAGTTCAGCAGAGGTAAGCCTAGTGAGCAGATTGTCGCGACATTGGCCTCTGATGCAGACCGGTTATTGACAGCTGTCCTGTTTTGGAATCTATTGATCAATCTGTCATATTTTGCGGTCGCAGGTGTGATTGCCAAAAGGCTGGCCGATGCTGGAATGACGGCAGCCGCAGGTTTTTTCAGCGTGGGCAGTCTACTGGCAATTATTCTGTTTGGTGAAGTGCTTCCCAAAAGCCTTTCGATTGTCTTTCGTAAAAGAATTGCAGTCAGCGTAAGCTGGCCTTTAGCCATTTCAGTTCGACTACTCGACCCAGTAATTCCCTTATTACAAAATATTAGCAAATTAGTGCGGCGAACCTTTTGGCCAAAAATCGAGAAAGAGCCCTATTTACATTCTGACGATTTGGAACGTGCCGTGGATGCTTCAGGAGCCAGCGAAGAAGTGATCCGCCATGAACGACAAATTCTGCACAACATTTTAGATCTTTCAGAAATGTTAGTAGAAGAAGCGATGCGTCCCAGAGGAACCTATTTCACGTTTAATGCCCCTCTGAAACTGGATGACTTGAGGAAAATTACACCCAATACAGATTACATTATTTTACGAAAAAGCGAGAACGATTCGGATGAAATTGATCGCATTATTTCTCTTTCCGACTTATCTTCGTTTACAGAAAAGACGCTGAATCAGAATTCACAAAAGATCATACATGTGCCCTGGTGTGCAAATCTTTCTGATGTCTTTTCAAGATTTCAGACGGAAAACTGTCGCTTTGCTTCAGTCGTTGATGAATACGGAGAGACGATTGGCATCGTGACTTTCGAAGATATTATTGACACGATTGTCTCACCAGAACCAAGCCGGGCAAAACGAATTTTGCAACGTGAGCCAGTTCGTGAAGTGCAACCGGGGGTTTTTCATATCGAGGGAATCACAACGCTGCGCTACCTTTGTCGTAAATTACAACAGGATTACGAAATCGCTGACGATGGATTATTAACGGTTGCTGGAATGTTTCATGAGAAACTGGAACGCATTCCGGAGGTTGGAGATCTTTGTGATTGGCAGGGGTTCCAGTTGGAAGTGATTGAAGTTCGTAAACTGGGGCATTTGATTGCCGAACTCAAAGAGGCAGAGCCAGTCAATGAAAATATAGTAGAAGAGTAG
- a CDS encoding ABC transporter permease, whose protein sequence is MFSNPIFIREALTSPRQLRHYLIRSGYVAAVFILIFTAGQTILGTQQIQTVTIGEFARLGNLIFQIIAFLQLLLVLFFTLLFSAGSIAQEKDRGTLILLLMTELKDRELVSGKIQSSLLIVYVLLAASIPVCIFLYLMGGVELSQIIWMELLCLMTVFATGSWAGLVAFWREKTFQTLAISVLGMVVFLGVVELVVSLIGPQFGGRAWIAGLNPFRSLYEILNPLSLNSGLQVITVSAWPSFVSLFVLGIALKAYTILRLRVWNPSRSVYKSTAKEETEEAVIIKEKSRSIWSNPVIWREIMTKAYGRKVFVIKLAYVLLAGFTLWSASTSNAAAEGVLYLGVIPPQGLAFAGIAWLSLMLMNTQAVTSITSEKDSKTLELLLVTDISAKEFVLGKLGGIFYNSKEIIFIPTLILLYLVFQGVFSLEGFLCTLLGFFALMVFAIVLGLHMGLTYDNSRSAIGGSLGTLFFLFVGIAIFMILLVQARSSFALQLQSFLVFIVVGSAALHSVMTHRNPSHALAISAWLLPFLTFYAITSFLLGGTLGVLITILFAYGLPVLSMYIPAVSEFDVALGKTTFDKG, encoded by the coding sequence TTGTTTAGCAATCCAATATTTATTCGGGAAGCATTGACTTCTCCTCGCCAGCTTCGTCATTACCTGATTCGTTCTGGATATGTCGCAGCCGTGTTCATCTTGATTTTCACAGCGGGTCAAACGATCTTGGGAACTCAGCAAATTCAAACCGTTACTATTGGAGAATTTGCGCGCCTGGGAAATTTGATTTTCCAAATAATCGCATTTCTCCAATTACTACTCGTTCTGTTTTTTACGCTATTATTTTCGGCAGGAAGTATTGCGCAGGAAAAAGACCGCGGCACACTCATTCTATTGTTAATGACTGAGCTCAAAGACCGTGAGCTTGTGAGTGGAAAAATCCAGTCCAGTCTGCTCATTGTTTATGTGTTGCTTGCTGCCTCTATACCGGTCTGTATTTTCTTGTATTTGATGGGAGGGGTTGAGTTATCACAGATCATCTGGATGGAACTGTTATGTTTGATGACTGTTTTTGCGACCGGTAGTTGGGCTGGATTGGTAGCATTTTGGAGAGAAAAAACATTCCAGACCTTGGCAATCAGTGTGTTAGGCATGGTCGTTTTTTTGGGAGTCGTGGAACTGGTCGTCAGTTTGATTGGTCCGCAATTTGGAGGACGCGCCTGGATTGCCGGATTGAACCCATTTCGTTCTCTCTATGAAATCTTGAACCCTCTTTCTCTCAATTCTGGATTGCAAGTGATCACAGTCAGTGCCTGGCCATCATTCGTCAGTTTATTTGTGTTGGGTATTGCTCTGAAGGCTTATACAATTCTTCGTTTGCGTGTTTGGAACCCTTCACGTTCGGTGTATAAGTCAACGGCTAAGGAGGAGACGGAAGAAGCAGTCATCATAAAAGAAAAGTCGCGTTCCATCTGGTCAAATCCAGTGATTTGGCGGGAAATCATGACGAAAGCTTATGGTAGAAAAGTTTTCGTGATTAAATTGGCATATGTTCTTCTCGCTGGATTCACTCTCTGGTCTGCCTCAACTTCGAATGCTGCTGCGGAGGGAGTTCTCTATTTGGGCGTGATTCCTCCACAGGGACTTGCTTTTGCTGGGATTGCCTGGTTGAGCCTGATGCTCATGAATACTCAGGCGGTCACCTCGATTACTTCAGAAAAAGACAGTAAGACATTAGAACTGTTATTGGTTACGGATATCTCTGCCAAAGAGTTTGTGTTAGGGAAGTTAGGTGGGATTTTCTATAACAGTAAAGAAATTATCTTCATTCCAACACTCATTTTATTATATCTGGTCTTTCAAGGCGTTTTTTCGTTGGAAGGATTTCTATGCACGCTCCTGGGCTTTTTCGCGTTGATGGTTTTTGCGATTGTACTTGGTTTACATATGGGGCTTACTTATGATAATAGCCGTTCTGCTATCGGCGGTAGTTTGGGGACTCTGTTTTTCCTATTTGTTGGAATCGCTATTTTTATGATTCTCCTGGTTCAAGCGCGTTCTTCATTTGCTCTACAGCTTCAGAGTTTTTTGGTCTTTATCGTGGTTGGAAGTGCGGCGTTGCATTCCGTTATGACTCATAGAAACCCATCCCACGCATTAGCGATTTCAGCCTGGCTGCTTCCCTTCCTGACTTTTTATGCGATTACTTCATTTTTACTGGGGGGGACTCTGGGAGTTCTGATCACGATTCTATTTGCGTACGGGCTTCCCGTTCTTTCCATGTATATTCCGGCAGTTTCTGAATTTGATGTTGCCTTGGGAAAAACCACTTTTGATAAGGGTTAG